The DNA window ATGTGGAGATCTGGTTAGCAGGGAGGCAATGTTAGTTCCCCATGACATCAGGGGGGCTCAACCCTgcacattctattgtatcctggagactTTAGAATGTAATCTGATGTCACCTGTGTTGTAGCAACACCAACTGCCTTTGGACAGTTGGTTCAGTGCCCTTACAGTTCAGCCATGAACATGTTGGGAAGACTCAGGAGTCTATTGGGtagagagaatggagagggaagagagaccagagagaggcagacacaggctggCTTTCAGCCtccatcaagaaagaaatggtacAGAAGATGGTACAGTAAGTTCTGGGCAGGAAATTGGGATATTCCTGCAGGACATGGGCTTGAGctgaatcttccagtaatgggaCACTGGAGGTAggagtctctgggaaccaacaggACTTTCCTGATTGTCATGGCTCCTGAAATTCATGGATTCCAGAGGAGTAATTTGTCTGTCCCAGAAGTCAGGAATGAGTAAGGCCAAAGCTGTTGTACTGGGAGCTCTTGCCTTTCGATCCTACAGGATGGGAGGGTTTGAGAGGGGACCAAAAGGGCCAGCATTAAGGTAGGAGGTGAAGTGTGCCCAGCAAAAGGCAGGTCATTGAAGTTCTTCAACCTCAGTGGCTTCATTTATTTACTGCCCACCAGCTCTGTGCATCCTTTGTTGTCAGTGAAGAGTCTTGGCAGGATGGTGACCATATTCTGCCCCTGTGTGGCTTCTCTAACTTTGCCATGTGCTTAGAGTGACCTGTCAGGATATTTATATATCTTTCATGACCTAAGTGCTTATGGACTGTGCAAATTTTATCTTGGCTTTAAAGCCAAGGCTAATGAATCTTGCATCCAAGTTGAATGCAGAGTCCAGGGCTATTAATAAGCCTGAGGAGGCTTTCTCCTTAGTTACCCGAAGTATGTGCTAAAGGAGCAGAGGAAATCAGCTTGATGAGGCACCTATCTCCCATCAGAGAGATGAGAGACTTGAGACTCCTGGCAGGGGCATCCCAATCCAGGGCAAATTTCCTTGGGGTGTCACTGAATTGCTTGCTTATATTCTTTCTCAAACACCTTCTTAGGTCTCAGGGTGAGCTGTTTAATCTCTCTGTCTTGTCACAATGCAAGTTCACTTGTGTTCATCCACCAACAGGGGTCTCCAAGGAGCCACCACCCACTCCAACCTGCCTCACAAAGAGGCAAGTGAAGCAGAAGGTGGAGAGCCTGACCACTCAGCTCCAGGTGATGACTGCCCAACGGAATGATCTGAGAGATCGCCTCATCTTAGTAACTGAAGGTTCCTTGGACAAGAGGTATTTACTGTTTCAAACTCCATGGTGACTGCCTTGGTTCCACAATTTCACCCTTAGTGTATTTTGTCTAAGAAAtgggcttctgggaatctggaagCACCTTCAGAGTGTCCCTCTGCCCAACACCATTTCTCCAAATGCTTCCCTGAAGCAAAACCTGACACATGGGCAGGATGAGATGGGGACATAGACTGTTCTGCTTCCTCCAAATGAAAACCAGAGCCTGTCACCAGAATCATATAACTCAGGGATTGAGGCAGTAATGTGTGAATTACCAGCATGCATTTGGAGAGGTCTTATCAAGTGGTGGCTACTGAGAgaatgctgtgatttttttttacttgcctGGCAAGACATTGTGTGCTGGATGCTTCTAGTAGCAGATGGAGAGGCCTGGTCCCACATCTTAATATGTGGCAGCAAGGCCTGGTACTGATGTCTGCTGCTCTTGGTCCTCTGTGAGATGATACAATTGCATGCATTAATTTGGCATCTTAATGAGAGCATTATATCACTTTTCCCTCTCTCAGTTACtccctctgactctctctctctttctgtctccctctcctccattattgtgtatctatgtgttcatctgtttgtgcatatgtgcccCTCTTCACCCTGCAATCAAGGGTCTATGGTTGAGCATGAAGTGTTGCTTGACTGAGTATCTAGGTATTGTCTACATGGTGTATTGGGAGCCCCATTTTGAGCAGCATAGCACTTTGCCAGTGTGTTCACGTTGGTGTCAACTAGGAATGCCCTGGGGGGAATTTATGAAGTTGTCATAATATTGAGTCCCATCCTCAGAAATGCTCATGATGTGATTTTAGCCTCCATGTCAATATAAGCACCCTGGAATGAGAATCTCTTATTTGAAGACAGCAGAAGCATCACAGATTCCAGTGGGCCCAGACTTGTGATAGAGTTGTGGGAACTCCATAGCCAGCTAGCTGTGCAGGACTCCTGAGGGAGCTCATTCAGTCCCAGCTGCATCTCTCTTAACACCCTGCCTCTGCTGGCCTGGGGACAGAAGAGCATGTGTAATAAGCAGATGGAAGCCCCAGTACATAGGAGCCAGGCTGTGGCATCTCATTAAATCCAGTAATATAGAACACATACTGAATTCATGCGGTCCTTGAGGCCTGTATTCATGGAATTCTTTGCTTCTGGGTCCAGGCCCTACCACAGTCCAAATCCTTTCTATGAACACCTCAAGATGGAACATCAGCAGGTCTTGTCAAACCTGCAGAATTTTGAGAATGAGAATATGGAGGTCTCACAGAAGCTCAGTGAGCTGATCAAGGAGAATGTCTTCCTTCGGTAAGTGCTTGTCTTGGCAGGGACTCCAACTGTTGTCCAATGGCCAGCTCTGATTTTCCTTGTCTCTGGACTGCAGGGTCTGCAGATCTGCTTCTAGTTTTTCTGCTTCTTAGCCAGCAGCATTAGCAAGCAGCTTTTGGACTTATTTCTCTTTAGTCTTTTTTGCTAAGGGTTAAGAGACTAttagctcctccagcaccatattGTCATACTCAGTagcctctagatcagtggttatcaaccttcctaatgatgtgacactttaatacattCCCTCATTATTTTGATGACCtgaatcataaaattattttgtagccATGTCTTAActttattttgctactgttaagaattttaatgtaaatgcCTACATAGGACATTTAATATGTGTTCCTTAGATCCCAAAGGGTTCACACTCCACATACTGAGAAGCACTGGTTAGGTAGAAGAGCAATTGGCATCATGAGAGGGTTGTCAGTCAGGGGCTGACTGCTATGTGATCTATGGACCCTCTGGGTCTCCTGCTTCCCCAAGTGTACTTGCACGTTACCTGCTGGTGTTTCTCATGACAGTGGACCGATTAGGACAGGTGGGGTACTCCTCTTGTTTATGTAATGCATGGGTTTCTGTTATTTCAGGGGGGTTCAGAAATAGTTTGATTCTTGCAGGAAATAACTCTTCTCTGCTTTGGCCTGGAGTGCCACTCTCATTACTCTTGAAGGTGCTTGTTTACATCTTCCTGTGAACCTGGGATAGGGTTGGGTTGTTGAGGCATGGAGTCTTGAGTGACCAGAGGCAGCTGGCAAGGTCTTACAATTTGGAGTGTGTTTCCAGTGATCTGCAGAGCCGGCTCCTGttggagcagaggcagcagaagaaAAAGGTGGATCTGCTGAGGCAAGAGAAGGAGA is part of the Onychomys torridus unplaced genomic scaffold, mOncTor1.1, whole genome shotgun sequence genome and encodes:
- the LOC118575393 gene encoding nucleoporin GLE1-like, with the protein product MNLASKLNAESRAINKPEEAFSLVTRRVSKEPPPTPTCLTKRQVKQKVESLTTQLQVMTAQRNDLRDRLILVTEGSLDKSDLQSRLLLEQRQQKKKVDLLRQEKENLQEEWLRLKKHLSELKVLCKDQEETSDLENQQQQEQQRLEERLQSLLKQREMVTQQKHLAMKLQHHLTVSQM